One genomic window of Neisseria sp. oral taxon 014 str. F0314 includes the following:
- a CDS encoding DNA translocase FtsK has translation MATKPSSSKSPSPRQKNSPTKNNTRKTGVKTQPNKLSENLKAAKALQRDEAKKNRPEHVVNLINDTLWLLGLVVTAYIGISLASFDMTDPAWSHSVMPVEEVRNFGGLFGAYLSDVGYYLFGLSFWWWIAASCVFLYKNFRPLQKQENHKPYNHRIAGMALLLLLFCSPILEFFLLNNTLSDRLPVGAGGLVGAVAGTGLSWLLGKSGSLLIIAVILLLAVSLLAQVSWLEVMAKTGRNTENMLVGLFRRLFAKKQEGVITDLPDAKNTRRMVKEAKTITAAPVPLLEGSSSNRKKSVAVSVAPPPKIQTSLFDDENLNNPPPSGEYQKPAVNLLRIPQSEPVTVNPEELQQTAELIESKLAEFGIGVQVVSATSGPVITRYEIEPAQGVKGSQIVALSKDLARSMSLQAVRIVETIAGKNTMGIELPNEKRQDVMLSEILSSPVFTEAKSKLTVALGKDISGTPVVGDLAKMPHLLVAGMTGSGKSVGVNGMIMSMLFKAKPDEVRFIMIDPKMLELSIYDGIPHLLCPVVTDMREAGQALNWCVAEMEKRYRLLSHAGVRNLDGFNKKIEDAKAAGKPLLNPFSLNPDEPEPLEKLPMIVVVIDELADLMMTERKAVEQQIARLAQKARAAGIHMIVATQRPSVDVVTGLIKANIPTRMAFTVQSKIDSRTILDQMGADELLKYGDSLFLQPGSAEPVRLQGAFVSDDEVHQVVNFVKAQAPADYIEGLLSGEAALETTNIVNPNAGSDELFDQAVAFILESRKTSISALQRQLRVGYNRAANLMEALENAGIVSPADAGGSRRILAQKDNA, from the coding sequence ATGGCTACAAAACCTTCCTCTTCCAAATCGCCATCACCGCGACAAAAAAACAGTCCTACCAAAAACAACACGCGGAAAACCGGTGTCAAAACCCAACCCAACAAACTTTCAGAAAACCTGAAGGCTGCCAAAGCCCTGCAACGGGACGAAGCCAAGAAAAACCGTCCTGAACATGTCGTCAATCTGATTAACGATACATTGTGGCTGCTGGGTTTGGTCGTAACCGCCTACATCGGCATTTCTCTGGCCAGCTTCGATATGACCGACCCTGCATGGTCGCACAGCGTGATGCCTGTCGAAGAGGTGCGCAACTTCGGCGGTTTGTTCGGCGCATACCTTTCCGATGTCGGCTACTACCTGTTCGGCCTGTCGTTTTGGTGGTGGATTGCCGCCTCTTGCGTGTTTTTGTATAAAAATTTCCGCCCGTTGCAAAAACAGGAAAACCACAAACCCTACAACCACCGTATCGCAGGCATGGCTTTGCTGTTGCTGTTGTTTTGCAGCCCGATTTTAGAATTTTTCCTTCTTAACAATACACTGAGCGACCGCCTGCCCGTCGGCGCGGGCGGTTTGGTCGGCGCGGTCGCCGGTACCGGCTTAAGCTGGCTGTTGGGCAAATCGGGCAGCCTGTTGATTATCGCCGTTATCCTGCTGCTTGCCGTGTCGTTGCTGGCGCAAGTCTCTTGGCTGGAAGTTATGGCCAAAACCGGCCGCAATACCGAAAACATGCTGGTCGGACTGTTCCGCAGGCTGTTTGCGAAAAAACAGGAAGGCGTCATTACCGATCTGCCTGACGCGAAAAACACCCGCCGCATGGTCAAGGAAGCCAAAACGATTACCGCCGCCCCCGTACCGCTGCTGGAAGGCAGCAGCAGTAACCGTAAAAAGTCAGTTGCCGTGTCTGTCGCCCCACCGCCCAAAATCCAAACTTCGCTGTTTGACGACGAAAACCTCAACAATCCACCACCTTCCGGCGAATACCAGAAACCCGCAGTCAACTTGCTGCGCATCCCGCAAAGCGAACCCGTTACCGTCAACCCTGAGGAATTGCAGCAAACCGCCGAGCTTATCGAATCCAAACTGGCAGAGTTCGGCATCGGCGTGCAAGTCGTGTCCGCCACTTCCGGCCCCGTGATTACACGCTATGAAATCGAACCGGCTCAGGGTGTGAAAGGCAGCCAGATTGTCGCCTTGTCGAAAGATTTGGCGCGTTCGATGTCTCTTCAGGCAGTGCGCATCGTCGAAACCATCGCCGGCAAAAACACGATGGGCATTGAGTTGCCGAACGAAAAACGCCAAGACGTGATGTTGAGCGAAATTCTCTCTTCACCCGTGTTTACCGAAGCCAAATCCAAACTGACCGTTGCCTTGGGCAAAGACATCTCCGGTACGCCCGTGGTCGGCGACTTGGCAAAAATGCCGCACCTTTTGGTCGCCGGTATGACCGGTTCGGGCAAATCCGTCGGTGTGAACGGCATGATTATGTCGATGTTGTTCAAAGCTAAACCCGACGAAGTCCGCTTCATCATGATAGACCCGAAAATGCTAGAACTGAGCATTTACGACGGCATTCCGCACCTGCTCTGCCCCGTCGTTACCGATATGCGCGAAGCGGGACAGGCACTGAACTGGTGTGTGGCCGAAATGGAAAAACGCTACCGCCTGCTCTCGCACGCCGGGGTACGCAATTTGGACGGTTTCAACAAGAAAATCGAAGATGCCAAAGCCGCAGGCAAACCCCTGCTCAATCCGTTCAGTCTGAATCCCGACGAACCCGAACCGCTGGAAAAACTGCCGATGATTGTGGTCGTTATCGACGAATTGGCCGACCTGATGATGACCGAACGCAAAGCCGTCGAGCAACAAATTGCCCGCCTCGCCCAAAAAGCGCGCGCCGCTGGCATTCACATGATCGTCGCCACACAACGCCCCAGTGTCGATGTCGTCACAGGCCTGATTAAAGCCAACATCCCGACGCGTATGGCGTTTACCGTACAAAGCAAAATCGACAGCCGCACCATCCTCGACCAGATGGGCGCGGACGAATTGCTGAAATACGGCGACTCATTGTTCCTGCAACCGGGCAGCGCCGAACCCGTGCGGCTGCAAGGCGCGTTCGTTTCGGACGACGAAGTACACCAAGTCGTCAACTTCGTCAAAGCCCAAGCACCCGCCGACTATATTGAAGGTTTGCTCAGCGGCGAGGCCGCACTGGAAACCACCAACATCGTCAATCCGAATGCAGGCAGCGACGAACTGTTCGATCAAGCCGTCGCCTTCATCCTCGAGTCGCGCAAGACCTCCATCTCCGCATTGCAGCGGCAACTGCGCGTCGGTTACAACCGAGCCGCCAACCTGATGGAGGCACTGGAAAACGCCGGTATCGTCTCCCCTGCCGATGCCGGCGGAAGCCGGCGCATTTTGGCACAAAAAGACAATGCCTAA
- a CDS encoding sodium-dependent transporter: MSANQTRQTWSNRLTYILTVAGATVGFGATWRFPYLVGENGGGAYVFLFCIAMFVIGIPMILVENVIGRRKGVNALDAFGGSMNGKPVAKIWKLVGWMGLIGAFGIMAYYMVLGGWVISYIVNIISGNLNISSPVSGEITKSFFTEHIENSPWEIAFYTLLFVAVNQWILVKGVIGGIEKAAKYLMPLLFLFLIAMVVRNVTLPGAMEGITFYLKPDFSKITAELFVFVLGQVFFALSLGFGVMITLSSYLDKNENLVQTAVITAITNTIIAVLAGFMIFPSLFSFGVAPNSGPTLVFQSLPIVFSNMWAGPVFAVIFFSLLLIAALTTSLTIYEVLITTIQEKTKIRRTAAITIVLAAIFIFGNIPSILSYGPWKDVSVFGKNIFDAFDYISGNILFMLTALGSALFVGFVMKDEAKDELLYKGNHTTVNIWFAYVKYLVPLVILLIFVSNLF, translated from the coding sequence ATGTCTGCAAACCAAACCCGTCAAACTTGGTCCAACCGTTTGACTTATATCCTTACCGTTGCCGGCGCGACTGTCGGTTTCGGCGCGACGTGGCGTTTCCCGTATTTGGTCGGTGAAAATGGCGGCGGCGCATATGTGTTTTTATTCTGTATCGCCATGTTTGTTATCGGTATTCCGATGATTTTGGTGGAAAACGTCATCGGACGGCGCAAAGGTGTGAACGCGCTGGATGCGTTCGGCGGCTCGATGAACGGCAAACCTGTCGCCAAAATTTGGAAACTGGTCGGCTGGATGGGCTTGATTGGCGCATTCGGCATCATGGCTTATTACATGGTGCTCGGCGGCTGGGTGATCAGCTATATCGTTAATATTATTAGCGGAAATCTGAATATTTCCAGCCCTGTCAGCGGCGAAATAACGAAAAGCTTCTTTACCGAACACATCGAAAACAGCCCTTGGGAAATTGCGTTTTATACGCTGTTGTTTGTGGCGGTGAACCAATGGATTTTGGTCAAAGGTGTTATCGGCGGTATTGAAAAAGCGGCGAAATACCTGATGCCGCTACTGTTTTTATTCCTGATTGCCATGGTTGTGCGCAACGTTACCCTGCCGGGCGCGATGGAAGGGATTACTTTCTATCTGAAGCCTGACTTCAGCAAGATTACCGCAGAACTTTTCGTCTTCGTTTTGGGACAAGTATTTTTCGCCTTAAGCTTGGGTTTCGGCGTGATGATTACCTTGTCCAGCTATCTGGATAAAAACGAAAATCTGGTTCAAACCGCAGTCATTACGGCAATTACCAATACCATCATCGCCGTACTTGCGGGCTTTATGATTTTCCCGTCGCTCTTCAGCTTCGGCGTCGCGCCCAATTCCGGTCCGACTTTGGTATTCCAAAGTTTGCCGATTGTGTTCTCGAATATGTGGGCTGGACCTGTGTTCGCCGTGATTTTCTTCTCGTTGCTCCTGATTGCCGCGCTGACAACTTCGCTGACGATTTATGAAGTATTGATTACGACGATTCAGGAGAAAACCAAAATCCGCCGTACCGCCGCGATTACGATTGTACTGGCTGCTATCTTCATCTTCGGCAACATCCCGTCCATTTTGAGCTATGGTCCGTGGAAAGACGTTTCCGTGTTCGGCAAAAATATTTTCGATGCTTTTGACTACATCAGCGGCAACATCTTGTTTATGCTGACCGCGCTCGGCTCCGCGCTGTTTGTCGGTTTCGTGATGAAGGACGAAGCGAAGGACGAATTACTTTATAAAGGCAACCATACGACGGTCAATATTTGGTTTGCCTATGTGAAATACCTCGTACCGCTGGTGATTTTGCTGATTTTCGTCAGCAATCTGTTCTAA
- a CDS encoding pseudouridine synthase has product MQLLKYIQAQGLGSRKQCQWLIDNGCIAVNGEIRSDAKSSIKPEEVETLAIDGEPIFAVPLPYFYILLNKPANYETSHKPQQYPSVFSLFPNHMRNIDMQAVGRLDADTTGVLLITNDGQFNHRVTSPKHKVPKLYRVTLKHAADNRLCETLKNGVLLHDDNETVAADEAVLEKPTVLLMTITEGKYHQVKRMVAAAGNRVERLHREKFGDWSADDLPSGSWKFIRV; this is encoded by the coding sequence ATGCAACTGCTCAAATACATACAAGCGCAAGGATTAGGCAGCCGCAAACAATGCCAGTGGCTGATTGATAACGGTTGCATAGCCGTCAACGGCGAAATCCGCAGCGACGCCAAAAGCAGCATCAAACCGGAAGAAGTCGAAACACTGGCTATCGACGGAGAACCCATCTTTGCCGTGCCCCTGCCCTATTTCTATATATTGCTCAACAAGCCTGCCAATTACGAAACTTCGCACAAACCACAGCAATACCCCAGTGTATTCAGCCTGTTTCCCAATCATATGCGCAATATCGACATGCAGGCGGTCGGCCGTTTGGACGCCGACACCACAGGAGTTTTACTGATTACAAACGACGGACAGTTTAACCATCGGGTTACTTCGCCCAAACACAAGGTTCCCAAACTCTACCGCGTTACTCTAAAACACGCTGCCGACAACCGTCTGTGCGAAACGCTGAAAAACGGCGTATTGCTGCATGATGACAACGAAACAGTCGCTGCCGACGAAGCAGTATTGGAAAAACCGACCGTCCTGCTAATGACGATTACCGAAGGCAAATACCACCAAGTTAAACGTATGGTAGCTGCCGCCGGCAACCGGGTCGAACGCCTGCACCGCGAAAAATTCGGCGATTGGAGCGCCGACGATCTGCCCTCCGGTAGTTGGAAATTTATCCGTGTGTAG
- the dnaQ gene encoding DNA polymerase III subunit epsilon, protein MSKRQIILDTETTGLYAEGGDRLVEFAGLEMINRQMTDNNLHLYIHPERDMPEEAAKVHGLTIEVLEEKNAPPFAEVGRQIADFIRDAELIIHNAKFDIGFLNMEFRRMGLPSIEELGCTVTDTLAMAREMFPGQKASLDALCNRLSVDRSKRVLHGALIDCELLGEVYLAMTRQQFDLMGGEKEEDEEVKPVIIAETKRPAHLKVIKANAEELAAHEQYLDGLGEACLWRKAETAGAEA, encoded by the coding sequence ATGAGCAAACGCCAGATTATCCTTGATACCGAAACCACGGGCCTTTATGCCGAAGGCGGCGACCGCTTGGTCGAGTTTGCCGGTCTGGAAATGATCAACCGCCAAATGACCGACAACAACCTTCATTTATATATCCATCCAGAGCGCGATATGCCTGAAGAAGCGGCAAAGGTGCACGGCTTGACCATTGAGGTTTTGGAAGAGAAAAACGCGCCGCCGTTTGCCGAAGTAGGGCGGCAGATTGCCGATTTTATACGCGATGCCGAGTTGATTATCCACAACGCCAAGTTTGACATCGGCTTCTTGAATATGGAATTCCGCCGTATGGGGCTGCCTTCCATCGAGGAGCTTGGCTGTACCGTAACCGACACGCTGGCGATGGCGCGGGAAATGTTCCCCGGTCAGAAAGCCAGTTTGGATGCTTTGTGCAACCGCCTTTCCGTCGACCGCAGCAAGCGCGTGCTGCACGGCGCGTTGATTGACTGCGAGCTTTTGGGCGAAGTGTATCTCGCCATGACGCGCCAGCAGTTTGATTTAATGGGCGGCGAAAAAGAAGAAGACGAGGAAGTCAAACCGGTCATTATTGCCGAAACCAAGCGTCCGGCTCATTTGAAGGTTATCAAAGCCAACGCAGAGGAACTCGCCGCACACGAACAATATCTGGACGGTTTGGGCGAAGCCTGTTTGTGGCGCAAAGCCGAAACTGCCGGAGCAGAAGCATGA
- the ispD gene encoding 2-C-methyl-D-erythritol 4-phosphate cytidylyltransferase: MTRRHIALIPAAGIGTRFGAGKPKQYVEINGKTVLQHTIAIFENHPAIDLIAVIVSPGDQTFQTAPSGKTHVFRVGGASRAETVRNGVSALLAQGLAAEQDNILVHDAARCCLPPEALTRLIEEAGGQEQGGILAVPVADTLKRADGENHIGETVSRAGLWQAQTPQLFQTALLHRALSAEDLSDITDEASAVEKLGVQPLLVQGDTRNLKLTLPQDELIVRLLLQAV; the protein is encoded by the coding sequence ATGACGCGCCGTCATATCGCTCTGATTCCCGCCGCAGGTATCGGAACGCGCTTTGGGGCGGGAAAGCCCAAGCAATACGTTGAAATAAACGGCAAAACCGTGTTGCAGCATACGATAGCTATTTTTGAAAACCATCCTGCCATCGATTTGATTGCCGTTATCGTATCGCCCGGAGACCAAACGTTTCAGACGGCCCCTTCCGGTAAAACACACGTATTTCGTGTAGGCGGAGCAAGCCGTGCCGAAACGGTGCGCAACGGCGTATCCGCATTGTTGGCACAAGGTTTGGCGGCGGAGCAGGACAACATTCTTGTTCACGATGCCGCCCGTTGCTGCCTGCCGCCCGAGGCGTTGACCCGTCTGATTGAAGAAGCGGGCGGGCAAGAGCAGGGCGGCATTTTGGCAGTACCCGTTGCCGATACGCTTAAACGCGCCGACGGTGAAAACCATATTGGAGAAACCGTTTCCCGCGCCGGATTATGGCAGGCGCAAACCCCGCAGCTTTTTCAGACGGCCTTATTGCACCGAGCTCTGTCGGCAGAGGATTTGAGCGATATTACAGACGAAGCGTCGGCAGTGGAAAAGCTGGGCGTGCAGCCGCTGCTGGTGCAGGGAGACACGCGCAATTTGAAGCTGACGCTGCCGCAGGATGAATTGATTGTGAGGCTGTTGTTGCAGGCCGTCTGA
- the ispF gene encoding 2-C-methyl-D-erythritol 2,4-cyclodiphosphate synthase: MNIRIGQGYDVHQLVEGRDLILGGVHIPFEKGLLGHSDADALLHALTDALLGAAGLGDIGSHFPDTAAEFKDADSRVLLREAYQSVQALGWRVVNVDTTIIAQKPKLAPHIPAMRANIAADLGIQTACVNIKGKTNEKLGYLGRMEAIEAQVAVLLQKADTP, from the coding sequence ATGAACATCCGCATCGGACAAGGCTACGATGTCCACCAACTCGTCGAAGGCCGCGATTTGATACTCGGCGGCGTACACATCCCGTTTGAAAAAGGCCTGCTCGGCCATTCCGATGCCGACGCGCTGTTGCACGCGCTTACCGACGCCTTGCTCGGCGCGGCGGGTTTGGGCGACATCGGCAGCCATTTCCCCGATACCGCCGCCGAATTCAAAGATGCCGACAGCCGCGTATTGCTGCGCGAAGCGTATCAAAGCGTGCAGGCTCTAGGTTGGCGCGTTGTGAACGTGGACACGACCATCATCGCACAAAAGCCCAAACTCGCGCCGCACATTCCCGCCATGCGCGCCAACATTGCCGCCGATTTGGGCATTCAGACGGCCTGTGTGAACATTAAAGGCAAAACCAACGAAAAACTCGGTTACTTGGGGCGCATGGAGGCCATCGAGGCACAGGTGGCGGTGTTGCTGCAAAAAGCCGATACCCCATGA